tagttttaagaaatttatcaacataaaagctcctattcatcgatccattaattatcctcttttcagtactagctttgaaggattaatgttgcttccagaaattaattttaactcagatttaaataagcacgatattagtacaaatttttcgtttaatcttcttaaaaatactgtttgggttgattaccatcatatttacacagacgcgtctaaacattcctcctcggatcccgttggtgtaggtgtctatcacgctcaatttaaaatatcacagaaaattaaactacctccggaaacatcggtgtttactggggaatgttatggtatttttaaggctattgaatatattatcctatttaaacttccaaaaacaataattttctctgattcaaaaagtgccttacagtctctcaataggttcccatttaaatcaaaaaacatttcttctgttgtcatagaattaagaaatctattaaataaatgcaatcactttggtctttctgtgttgtttgtatggatccccagccatagcgacattcctggtaatataaaagcagaccaactagctaatgaagccgtggtcgatggcgacattttcccttataaagttttttgccaggatctaggtgctgttcctatagttcaccttcaggattgttggaatagactttggactgaaactggtcaatcaaaaggcaggaaatattttaaccttcagccacttatttcatttaaaccatggtttttccgtgccaaatgcaataagttagtatgttcttctatcataagaatgcgtttgggtcatgtttgcactcctgttcatcttaacagattaggcattgtatctactgacatgtgtgaatgtgaatccgataaatgtgatctagatcacattttcttttcatgttctctatacgaccgctcctcattcctgaatgatctaatatctcttaatgttccttttcctacctgtatatcctgtctaattatgtatccatgtaaattttataaaatattgtcatctttcattcttcagaatcatattaatgtttaaatatttgtaatgttgtgtaagtagcaagtatatatgtatatttatgaaatttttaatatccgtttcaatcctctttctacttatctgatcctttcccgtgttccgtatccttttttaacttagtttcccaatcttttaatttacgttattggcaaaaagtaaacgctattgccaaaagaagaaaaaaaaaaaagtattattgttCTGTGCTCGCTAGGCTGTTATAAAATTAAGAAGTAGGTACTGTTTTGCTGTAAAGTGTAATGcgttaaaaacttaaaatattcttagcTGCTGGCCTGCTGAGTGAGTTCACTGCAGCTGAAGAATTAAAGTGTTCTGTGAGCTGTACACAGCGACTTATACCTATGGGCTCTATGATAAAGTATTGTACCGATGGAAAGTTCATAAAGCATAGCATAGACCTTCGTTTTAAACTCATCTAGGTATATTTAAATCTTCTATTACGTTAAATTAAGTCTAGACCTCCCAAATGGATTCAAACATCACaggtaaataattgtaaatagtttcaATGTCTACAGGCAATTTAATATTAGGCACACGCAAATTTGCTGCATATTTTTAGAATGTGTGTATTAgatacatgtttatttttaaattgttatttgtattttaggTCTGTGGGTGAATTTCTTCACGGCTGCTGGAATTCCTTCAGAAGTAGCAGCAACATATGCACTTACCTTTACTGAAAACAGAATACAGAATGATATGCTGCTTGATCTAAATAAAGAATACCTCAGAGATATGGGAATCATAAGAATGGGCGATATCATTGCTATTTTACGGTAACTCTCAAATATTAAGTAGCAAGTTATTGTAAATTACCACTTTAAATTGGGTAAAAGTAGGGAATGGCAATAGCTCTATTACATCTGATTAAATGCCCTTTAAGTGCCCATTCATTATTGCGACCAACATTTGTTAGTTTGTGTGTGCTTAGTGTCAATACTTAGTGAGAGATTATAGTCTATATGGGTATTGGCCAGTAACATGAGgcaattttgtgaaaaatttCCAACTTGCTGTGTTTAGACGGTAACTTTGAATTTCACTCTTCCTTAGCCATCTACCAAACACCAGcacaatttaataattgaagCTTATATGTAATAATTCTCAGTGTATGATTAAATAACAGTTTCATTCTTTTAAATTCTGAAACAAGTACACATGCTGTTTACTATGATTATTCAATTTCTAGTGTTGCTACACTAgaaaattacataattttacttttagttTAATCATATCTTTCCTAATTATttacatgaaatatttacaaatggaGTAAAAACTAAACAAGACATTCAAATGgagtataaaattgtattaagaagaatgtattaaattacaaataaaaaataaatgggcCACATTTCCCACATCTAGTCCACAGTCACAGAGAGATTGATCTCTAATTGTAGGTTTTATCAGGAGTGCTTATGGTGAAGCTGCAAGGGGCAAATACTTCAGATTACAGATTTAGTGGTAGGCTTGAATTTTGAGAACCATGGCTTTTGAGGGATTATGGTTCGAATGTCACTATAAAATTTACCTTTGGAAgtttaaggctgagatctaaagAGTGTGCTTGCTCAGACTTCAGACATATAGACTACAGAAAATattgctgagtgtgataaaacataaaattgagTTTTGCATTGGGCTGATATTTCCCTAATATTGGTCGAACCATCCTACATCACGGGTTTCAGAGCAGTGCTCAATTTGTAAGAGACAATTTGGGAATGTTGGGAGCAGAATTGATTTGAGAGAATTGCTTGTAATTTAAGAGTCTGTCAGTATTATGGTGCTGTTCAGACTGTGCAACATAATAAATAGAATGGACTCTAGAATGGCAAATGATTCCCCTTTAAATACAAAGGTGATGGAGAGGCAgttataactaattaattaattaatataaggtGGATGAAATCTATACTGCTACTCCAACCGAGGGACAGACTTTAGAAGAATAAGTAAAAGAGTGCATTATATTAGATAATGTTTTGCTAGCTTCTATTGTGTTCTGTTCAATGCCATTGTTATGTGTTTAAAGGGCCAATACACCACATATTGGTTATATTAGGTGAGAGAACCCTAGCTGACAGACTGAATAAGTGTTCAAGTAAAATTTTGtctaaaagttattaaaaaataactatgtaataaaaaaaataggtaaatttttcaattaaatttttcttcatGGCTAGTgttgtatttttcttttatgtaataaaaatattaatgtattgtttttttttttaaatttgacacAATTTGACTTATTTTTTCCATTTTCCAGCCAGTAAAAATAGTATTACAGTGTATATTAGATGTTTATACTATATACAAAAACATCTTTTTCTGACCTGTCAATACTAAGACAACTATATGTATTTTAAGTACAGATAACTGAAAATATggctttatatttaaattcagGCATGCAAAGAGAGTCCATGAGAATACAGCAAGAGATAAGGTGCTGAGTACAACCAGTGTTACCTCAAAGGTGCCTGTTGCGGCTGTGACTGGGCGCTCCACTGTTGCCCAACCATCTTCACGTAAGAATTTTTTATTATCGTGGTAaactttatgaatattttagttttgtatgatttcatattatttgtcaactACACATTTAATTGCAATCAACTGGGAGATTAACAAAAAATCTTTGGGAAATTGTTGGAATGCTTATGATGAAATACCAGAGGAATGTACTCCAAGtataattgttatattaataattatgttactataacataaatgatgtAGGGCAAAAGAGGCCTTACTccaaaaaataaatgactttcttaattctTTCTTATATTTTCTGTGGTATTAACCACAGTTTGGGGATGGATCAACCGAATGCGGTTtggttttattgaaattcatttttaatccaATTTTTAAACTTTCTTTGTCTAGTGAATTGATCATATTTATAGATTTAGAATAGTGTggaaaaaaatggaggaggccttcacccaaagagggccccatactactaattaaacatttattattaagaaatagaaaaaaaaaatactgacataaaactattctctttttaaatttttataatattaagcttaagtttgatttaatttttaaatttagcttaagttaattatgtaatttagtatgggaataaaaggcttttttattttattttatttattcttaataaaaAGTCCCAAAATAGAACTCGACACAATGCAGACACTCAAGAGTATTTACACTCATAAATTGTCATTAATTTAATCAGGCCCTTATTGTAATATTGCAGCAGCATCGCGCATTTTAGAACACTACACACGAAACACGGCACAAGACACTACGCCAGTACCCGGGGTGCAACACATGAAAGTGCTGAAGAGAAGATCTAACGAAGATATAACGTACGTATTGAAATatgataaaaggcataaaaggcatttattttctcaaaattgattcctttagaattctttttaaccgacttccaaaaggaggaggttatcaaatccatcggtatttttttttatgtatgtacaccaattactctgagatttatgacttaattcttcttttgtttgatgcgaaatagatgccatttcgtcccataaaaattttacatagtttggcccagtagatatcattttatgtacatttatatgaaaattttcgtctaatttaattttttttattattattattttattatatagggTTATTTatttctagacgaagctatcccgctcacgcgtggcgagtgtaggtacctttattacatttggcttggcaatgacttaaaacctatcaataggtagcacatataaataatagtattttattaatattaaaggtaaaggtttgcataagaggtgtattaaattaaatttttagttatttgatacttttcagtttttgaagtcggtttttttaaacgtagtttattttttttatatcaatatactAGATgttactaccgctttggaaacaaatggcgctctgagagagaagatattttttaaataatcataatctagtcccaggctgtccgatcacttagatattcagctgtggagtaataggatttacgacagagcaatttttttataaaacatttaaatttatttacctaTAGATAGTTATTGTCAAATAATGTCAAGAAAAAATGATAAtgcttgaacagtggctgggactttattataaaagtgttacccttaaagctattatgtatcttatgaagcctactagaattagttacaagcaatcccttatttctagtgttttaataatgaaaatcactattaagccggcaatttaaaaatatttatgtgtatCCTAGAGGTAATGCAACAATTTTAAAGTTTCTAAAGTGATAAGCCTCAtttctgagattaattacataaataaaatttatgaacggtgcgagactcgaacccgcgacctctcgcgttccttgcgagCACTCTtcaaactgagccaaccgttcgattgacgtatattgataaattttgtatgcataTGCATgaattttgtatgtatgtatgaagccacaacctgaaagttgaaatGGACAAATTAATCATGTTCAAATATTCcattatatacataacatattaaatggaggtttaaaaatgtttgttacCTATTTAATAATGCTTGTTTTTACAGAACTGAAACAGACAGCAGTTTAAAGAAGTCAAGACTTATAAGATTTAGTCTACCGTCACAGCAGTCTGTTAAACCTAAAGAAGGTAATACATAGTATTAAGTGTACAAATTCAATGCATCAagtcatacaaatgattttggCGAAACAaaacgtcctgaggatgcctcgtgtacaggcgaaacacgtgtcgaattgtttaaagacaaatattggcggaattaacactaaagaaaacttaaatcatttgtataataattatggatttccgcaaagtaacgcctacttcaataaattaacatattattgtttagataagataggtaattaaaatattaaagtaaatttcaaatagagaagcaacagccagggataactggcgtagaattgttcgtcgttcgacgcgaccacgactgctctgtcaagagtaatccgacgaagaagatgAATAGTTACTGGTATTCTgtaaccgcgcgttttgcaaaaAATTCTTGCcccgcacagccactttgtggagtcaattaccggctgctgtttacCTTCAGGAATAGAGCATACTCTCACCTGGCCGGGAACACACTCTTGACTCctggtgttgcagatgtccatgggcctCACCACTCTCCATCACGTCAGCCTCCCGCCTATTTGCCCgcctcttttataaaaaaaatggcaattgtagagactgccgatagaaatgaaaacttagaacttttagtattaaaatttgaaattatttcaacaatgcataGTATAGACACATTGAAGTTTTCACtaaatcaattaaatttcacttataagatataaataatgtttcacaatacgtcagctgtatagctacagatatactgcgataagcatgtcggtgacgcgaactcacaaGATTTTAACCATCCATAAAGTGTCtaacaataattcttttttattattatttatttatcgcttgcgccagtcatgagcatttcggtgacgcgaactaaTAAGATTTTTCCATTACCAAAAAAGTCCAACGCGGCTATAGCAGTTTCCACTTCAAAAAATACATGTTTTTGTTACAGGGCCACCAATCACGAAAACTGTGTTT
Above is a window of Leptidea sinapis chromosome 40, ilLepSina1.1, whole genome shotgun sequence DNA encoding:
- the LOC126976276 gene encoding uncharacterized protein C19orf47 isoform X1; translated protein: MDSNITGLWVNFFTAAGIPSEVAATYALTFTENRIQNDMLLDLNKEYLRDMGIIRMGDIIAILRHAKRVHENTARDKVLSTTSVTSKVPVAAVTGRSTVAQPSSPASRILEHYTRNTAQDTTPVPGVQHMKVLKRRSNEDITTETDSSLKKSRLIRFSLPSQQSVKPKEGPPITKTVFARLGTEAKVVPKVENVVQKESAKPIFTRLGVKEKTDVVIPVPKDALKYEGILKSPPVVKRGFTVTSNNNIRKVNVGTMRADEAPMSVKDKLALPKAKSVKFSNKVEYKEIEAISNVVEKVNTFFNKPERRLAMPEMTVKGRLGVKKDQPNVVITKNIFKRLGI
- the LOC126976276 gene encoding uncharacterized protein C19orf47 isoform X2, which encodes MDSNITGLWVNFFTAAGIPSEVAATYALTFTENRIQNDMLLDLNKEYLRDMGIIRMGDIIAILRHAKRVHENTARDKVLSTTSVTSKVPVAAVTGRSTVAQPSSPSRILEHYTRNTAQDTTPVPGVQHMKVLKRRSNEDITTETDSSLKKSRLIRFSLPSQQSVKPKEGPPITKTVFARLGTEAKVVPKVENVVQKESAKPIFTRLGVKEKTDVVIPVPKDALKYEGILKSPPVVKRGFTVTSNNNIRKVNVGTMRADEAPMSVKDKLALPKAKSVKFSNKVEYKEIEAISNVVEKVNTFFNKPERRLAMPEMTVKGRLGVKKDQPNVVITKNIFKRLGI